The genomic stretch TGGCTCTTGGAATCGGGGCCGAGGACTTTTTCGACGCCGGAATGGCGAGCCTGGGAAATCAGCTGCAGGATCTTGTGGGCGTAGTGGATCGGCGCCGGCATCAGCACGTCGGTTTCGTTGCTGGCATAGCCGAACATGATGCCCTGGTCGCCGGCGCCTTCTTCCTGGTTGGTACCGGGCTGCAGCGCGTCGACGCCCTGGGCGATGTCGGCCGACTGCGGATGCAGCAGGATTTCGATATCGCAGTTCTCCCAGTGGAAGCCCTCCTGCTCGTAGCCGATATCCTTGATGGCGGCGCGGACCACGGCTTCGATGTGATCGTTGGTGACCGAGGCGGGGCCGCGGGTCTCGCCGGCGATCACTACCTTGTTGGTGGTGGCCAGGGTCTCGCAGGCGGCGCGGATCGCCCAGGGGTCGATGCCGGCCTTCGGTCCTTCACGGAAGAACAGATCGACGATTTCGTCGGAAATCCGGTCGCAGACCTTGTCGGGATGGCCTTCGGAAACCGACTCGCTTGTGAACATATAGGATGCGCGCATCAACTACCCCTTTGCACCGGAACCCGGCGGCATGTCATGAAAATTGTCCCTGAGAAGTCAGTCGCGGCGACGCGAGATGACGTAGGATTCGTCGTAAAACCAAAGACCGCTGTGCTTGCGCAAAACCTCTCTGGTAGCATCGAGATAGGTGCCGCTCCGAGTCATTTCCGTTAAACGGTCATCCTCGATTTGAGCGACATATACCGCTGCATTCCAAGCCGCAAACGCCGTCGAACTGCCGATCGATCCGGTGACCTCATTGGGCAGCGCCTCCATATCATAACGGAAGATCGAACGGCTATCCGCATAAGCATTAAAATTGAGATCTCGGCCGGCCGCGCCGAGTTCGTATTTGACCGCGCGTAGCAGCTCGTGGCGGCTGACCGCGAAAGGATTTTCCTCCGGCCAGACCGCCTGCACGATCTCGAGCCCAGGATCCTGGCCGTGGGAGTGAATTCCGATCAAGCGGCCGCCGGCGCGTAGTGCCCGCGCCAATGGTGCGATGATCCGCTTGGCGCGGAAATTCACCGAGGATTTCGCGCGGTACGGCTGCGAGGCGATGATCAGGTCGAAATTGGCCTCGCTGCGCCCGGCCCGCGGAATGATCGAATCCAGCAGGAAGCGGTGATCTTCGCGATACAGCACGATCGCCACCGGACGTTCATAGGTCGGCATGCCGGAGCTGGTGCTGACATTGGCCCGCCAGTTCTCCTCGAGAAACGGCGCCAGTTCGGAGATCTGGGTCTCGAAATCGCCCGTCGAATTGCCGCGCAGCGCCACCTCGTGCCAGATCATCCCGGCGGCGGCCGCGGGCGACGCCGGGGTCAGCCATGGCGCCTCGGCGTAATGCATATTGGTGAGAACGAACACGGTGGCGGGATGCTCGAACAGCCGGTCCGGCACCTTGTCGAGAGTGAGCCGGACATCCTCGACGCTGAGCTCCTTGCCGGCGATGTAGAACGGCATATGCGGAAACCGGCCATGCATCGAGCGCAGCACTCGCGCCAGCACGGTGCCGTCGCCGCAGCCGGCGTCGAAGACCCGCAGCGCCGGCGGGCGCGGATGGATCGAGCCCAATTCCAGCACCACGCGGTCGGCGATCACCCGCTTTTCGCTGCAGGTATGCACGAACAGCAGATATTTCTGCCGATTTTCGAAAAACCGGAAATTGCTCTGCGGATCGCGCCGCTCCGGCGGCACCACCAAGCCGCGCGGCGGCGGCGCCAGGCCGGAACCGGCGGCGACGAATTCCTGAATCCGCTCCAGCGTGTCGATGGTGATCTTCTTGCCCTCGCGCAGCCGGTGCACCAGCTTGCCGTCATTGACTGCGCGGCGACCAAAGGTGGACTCCGCCATCGCGGTCTGGCGGCAATAATCCGAAATTTGGCTGAGCAGCTGGTCGTTCTTCATACAGGCCTGGATTGGTGGGCAATTCGAGATTGCCGCCAGTCTCTAACATCGCCTGCCCACCAAGTAAACGGCAATATTGGGCAGCAGCCCAGCGCACAGAACGGCGCAAAACCCCCCGCTTGCGCGGCCGAAGTCATTGGGAGATCACATCCGATCTGCTAAGAGGCCGCGCAATGACGCTCTCCGTGCTCCAGCCAAAACCAGGTATGCCATGCGAATTGCCATGATCGGAACCGGCTATGTTGGGCTGGTATCAGGGGCCTGTTTTGCCGATTTCGGCCATCGCGTCACCTGCGTCGACCTCGCCGCCGACAAGATCGCGGCATTGCAGCGCGGCGAGATCCCGATCTTCGAGCCGGGGCTCGACGAGCTCGTCGCGTCCAATGTGAAGGCCGGGCGGCTGGATTTCACCACGGAGATCGGCCCCGCGGTCGGCCAGGCCGATGCGGTGTTCATCGCGGTGGGCACGCCGTCGCGGCGCGGCGACGGCCATGCCGATCTGAGCTATGTCTATACCGCCGCGCGCGACATCGCCGCCGCCCTGCAAGGCTTTACCGTGGTGGTGACCAAATCGACCGTGCCGGTCGGCACCGGCGACGAGGTCGAGCGGCTGATCCGCGAGACCAATCCGGGCGCCGACGTCGCGGTGGCGTCCAATCCGGAATTCTTGCGCGAGGGCGCGGCGATCCGCGACTTCAAATTCCCCGACCGCATCGTGGTCGGCACCTCGGACGAACGCGCCCGCAAGGTGCTGGGCGAGATCTATCGGCCGCTATCGCTGAATCAGGCGCCGCTGATGTTCACCGCGCGCCGCACCGCCGAATTGATCAAATACGCCGCCAACGCCTTCCTCGCCACCAAGATCACCTTCATCAACGAGATCGCGGATCTCGCCGAGAAGGTCGGCGCCGACGTCCAGGAAGTGGCGCGCGGCATCGGCATGGACAACCGCATCGGCTCGAAATTCCTGCATGCCGGCCCGGGCTTCGGCGGCTCGTGCTTTCCCAAGGACACCCGCGCGCTGGTCAAGATCGCGCTCGACCACGAGGTGCCGCTGCGCATCGTCGAGGCGGTGCTGGCGGTCAATGACAACCGCAAGCGGGCGATGGCCCGCAAGGTCTATCACGCGCTCGGCGATCAGCTGCGCGGCAAGACCGTCGCCGTGCTCGGCCTCACCTTCAAGCCCGACACCGACGACATGCGCGAGGCGCCGTCGATTCCGCTGGTCACCGGCCTCTTGGACATGGGCGCCAAGGTCCGCGCCTTCGATCCGGTCGGCATGGAGCAGGCCAGGCAGGAATTGCCAGACATCACCTATTGCGAGGACGCCTATGCCTGCGCCAAGGACGCCGACGCGCTGGTGATCGTCACCGAATGGGTCCAGTTCCGCGCGCTCGATCTGGCCCGGCTGAAGCGCGAGATGAGGCAGGCGATCGTGGTCGATCTGCGCAACGTCTATCGGCCGGAAGAAATGGCCGAGCACGGCTTCGCGTATCATAGCGTGGGGCGGCCGGGATAGCGCGAAGGCCGCTGGCGTTGCACCGGATCGGGCATCGCCGCGACGACGACGCCGGTATCGGGCGCGACCCGCTGCGCCGCCGATCCAGCTTCCGGCGGAGGCATTCGGCCTGCGCCGATCAGGCTGCGGCGGGAAGCGGCGACCGACGCGCGGCGCGGCCCGCTTCCAAAGCGGTGGCGCGGTGCGTGTACAGATAGCCAGACAACAGCGTCCACAATGACAACATCGCGGCCGGTACGGCGTAGTACGGCGTATAGATCGTGTGACTGAGGTAAAATAGAAGGTTGATCAACAGATTGCAGCCCACAAGGACTCCAATCGCCCGCATTGGCGGCCGAGCAAAGCCGGCCGCCGCCAGGACTCCGACGATCGCTGTCGTCAACAGCACGCCCTGCGTTCCATGCAGGTATTGCACCAATTGACCCGTCAACTGCGCGATCGAAAAATTCGGCGGTGACGCATCCCTGGCGGGATAGGTCGTGGTGAAAGGACTGCCGGCATTGACGGCATTCGCAATCAGCGTCGGAATCAGCCCGATGACGAACGAGACGGCAAATATGGCTCCTTCGGCGAATTCCCGCCATTTGCGCTGGGCGAGGAACTGGATCGCGAAGAACCCACAATAGCCGGCTGCCAAAAGCGCATTGGCCAGCCTCACATCGACGCTCAATCCGAACAACAGGCCGAGGCTGGCCACCGAGGCAAGCCGCAGCTTCGGCGATATCACGACAAACAGCACCACAGTCAGAAATCCGGCCAACGCACAAATCACCATGGTCGGCGGCAGCGAATAGCTGGATTTGACGGGATTATTCATCAGATACATGCTGACCCCGCCAGCCACCGTTGCCACCGCAAGGCTCATCGGCGTCGCCGCATAGGCGATGCTCGCCAGCACCATCAGAAACAGCAAGCCGGTGGCGACCGCGTAAAGCGGGGCGACCTGAAATCCGGCCGGGAAGATCGCCAGGGCAAATCCGGTACCGGGCGGATATTGCATCACGATGCGGCCGGTGCCGGGCATCAGATTGTGGCACGGCGCCAGCGGGTCGTCCGGATTGGGATAGCCGATCTCTCTGAGCTTGGTTGCGAGATAGCCATCCGTTTCCAACGCGATGTCGGTATTGATGCCACTCAGACCGAATTTCTGGAACAGATGAGCCTGCCTCAAATAGCAGATATCGTCATGAACCCCGCGGCTCTCGTTCCAGCCCAAGAACGTTCGTGTCATGCTGGCAAATACGATTGCCACCACCAGAACGCAAAGGATCTTGGCAATCTTCATCGGGACTCAAATCAGTGGGAGGATGGGAAATCCAGGCTATGATTTTCCCATCGCGCCCATCGAGGTGTCAAGCGCCAGACCCGCGGCCATGCGCGCCGTCGAGACGCGCATGGCCGCGGCTGCGTTACTTGCCCCAGACCTCGCGCGCCACTTCGACCGCGAGCTGCAGCTTGTCCCATTGCTCCTGCTCGGACAGGATGTTGCCCTCCTCGGTCGAGGCGAAGCCGCATTGCGGCGACACCGCGAGCTGCTCGAGCGGCACGAATTTCGCCGCTTCCATCAGCCGGGCCTTGATGTGATCTTTCTTTTCGAGCTCGCCGACCTTCGAGGTGATGACCCCGACCACCACGATCTTGTTGCCCTTGGGCAGGAAGCGCAGCGGCTCGAAGCCGCCGGCGCGGTCGGAATCATATTCCAGGAAGTAGCCGTCGTAATTGGTGCCGGCCAGCAGCGTCTGCGCCACCGGCTCGTAGCCGCCGGACGAGATCCAGGTCGAGCGGAAATTGCCGCGGCAGACATGGGTGGTGATCACCATGTCGTCGGGTCGCTCGGCGATCGCGTAATTGATCATCCGGGCATAGATCTGCTGCAGATTGTCGGCATCCTCGCCGCGGTCGCGCACCTTCTGCAACTCGACTTCCGAACACAGATAGGCCCACACGGTGTCGTCGAACTGCAGATAGCGGCAGCCGGCGTCGTAGAACGCCTTGACGGCCTTGCGGTAAGTCTTGGCGAGGTCCTCGTAGAAGCTCTCGATGTCCGGATAGACCTCCTTGGAGATCGCCTTGCGGCCGCCGCGGAAATGCAGCACCGAGGGCGACGGGATCGTCATCTTCGCCGTGACATGGGCGACATCGGCGTGCTTCTTCAAAAATCTGAAGTGGTCGAGCATCGGATGATCGTCGGGGAAATCCAGCTTGCCGATGACACGAATCGAATCATTGCGGGTCTGCACGCCGGCGAACTGGATGCCGTGGTCGGGATGATAGAGTTCGCAGCCGGTGAGATGGCTGAGGAAATCGAAATGCCACCAGGAGCGACGGAATTCGCCGTCGGTGGCGAGCTTGAGCCCGAGCGCCGACTGTTTGTGGACGATCTTTTCGATCTCGATGTCCTCGATCTTGCGCAGATCGTCGGCGCTGATCTCGCCCTTTTCGAGCTTGGCGCGGGCGTCCTTGATCTTCTGCGGCCGCAGCAGGCTGCCGACTTCGTCGGCGCGGAACGGGGCTCTGGTTCGCTGCATCACTTCACTCCCTGGGACGGCATTTGATCCGATAAAACAACTTCATTAATCCAACGCAAATCGATCGATTACACTTTGGCGGCGACGCCGAGAAAACGCTCCAGCGTCGCCGGATCAGACTTGAGCGCAGCACTTGCGGCGTCGTGAACGATCGCGCCGCGCTCCAATATCACGGCGCGATCGGCCAGCCCGAGGATTTTCTGCGCGTTCTGCTCGACGATGATCGCGCAGATCCCGCCGGCGCGGGTGATGGCGCCGAGCGCCGCCAGCAATTCCTCGACGATGATCGGCGCCAGCCCCTCGGTCGGCTCGTCGAGCAGCAGCACTTTGGGGTTGAGCGTCAGCGCCCGGCCGATCGCCAGCATCTGCTGCTCGCCGCCGGACAGCTGATTGCCGAAATTGCCGCGGCGCTCCTTCAGCCGTGGAAACATCTGGTAGATCTTCTCGACGCTCCAGGGGCCGGGCTGCGCCACCGCGGTCATGTTCTCCTCGACGGTGAGCGAGCGGAAGATGTTGCGCTCCTGCGGCACCCAGCCGATCCCGGCCCGCGCCCGCTGGTCCGGCCGCAGCGACGTGATGTCGTCGCCGCCGAGCCGGATGCGGCCGCCGAACCGCCGGGTGACGCCGACGATCGAATTGATCAGCGTGGTCTTGCCGGTGCCGTTGCGGCCGAGCAGCGCCAGCACTTCGCCATCCTTCAGGCCGAGCGAAAGATCCGGCAGCACCACCGCCTCGCCATAGCCGGCGCGCAGATTGTCGATCGCCAGAAAATCAGCCATCGACGCCATCGCCGAGATAGACCGCCTTGACCCGGGGATCGCGCGCCACCGCGTCGGGGGCGCCCTCGACCAGCAGCGCGCCGGCCACCAGCACCGAGATCCGGTCGGCGAAGGCGAACACCAGATCCATGTCGTGCTCGATCAGCAGCACGGTGACGTCGCGCGGCAGATTGGCCACCGCCGACAGGATGTCGTGGCGCTCGCTTTCCGGCACGCCGGCGGCGGGCTCGTCGAGCAGCAGCATGCGCGGCTTCGTCGCGATCGCGACCGCGATTTCCAGCAGCCGCTGCTTGCCGTAAGCCAGCGTCCCGGTCGGCTCGTTCATGACGTCGAGCAGATGGAAGCGCGCCAGATTGTCGGCGATCTCGGCATTGACGTCGGCGCGGGTGCCCATCCGCCGCCACCAGTCGCCGCCATGGCCGAGCCGTTCGGACACAGCCAGGCCAATGGTCTCCAGCGGCGTCAGATCGGCATAGAGCTGGTTGATCTGGAAGGTGCGCGACAGCCCGCGCAGCACCCGCTGATGCACCGGCATGTCGGTGATGTCGTGGCCCTGCAGCAGGATGCGGCCGGCATCGGGGCTCAGCACGCCGGTCAACAGATTGATCACCGTGGTCTTGCCGGCGCCGTTGGGGCCGATCAGCGCGTGGCGGGCGCCTTCGGCGATCTGCAGCGACAGCTCGCTGGTGACCTTGAGGCCGCCGAAATGCTTTTCCAGCCCGATGGTCTGCAGCGCCAGCGTCATGACGCGCCTCCGGGCCTGTGCCGCGCGAGCTGAAGGGCGATCCACCGCGGCGCCCACAGCGCGGCATTGTGCATCCGCTCGCGGCCGATCAGCACGATCACCACCAGCACCAGCCCGATCCAGAACTGCCAATATTGCGGCGTCAGCAGCGCGAACCAGTCCTGCAGCAGCTTGAACGCCAGCGCGCCGATCAGCCCGCCATAGAGATAGCCGGTGCCGCCCAGCACCAGTACCAGCATCAGATCGGCCGAGCGTTCGAAGGAGAAGGCGTCGAGCGAGGCCAGCTGCGTGGTCTGGGTGAACAGCGCGCCGGCGATCCCGGCATACAGCGCCGACAGCGTGTAGACCGCGATCAATCGGCTATTCACCGGAATGCCGATCGCCGAGGCCCGCAGCGGATTGTTGCGGATCGCCCGCAGGCTGAGCCCGAACGGCGAATGCACGATGCGCCGCGCCAGCAGGAACAGCACCGCCAGCACGGCGAGGCAGTACCAGAAGCCGACCTGGCCGAACATGTCGAATTCGAACAGGCCGAGCACCGGCTGCATCACGATGCCCTGCAAGCCGTCGGTGCCGCCGGTGATGTTGGAGAAGCGTTCCGCCAGCGCCTCGAGCAGCAGCGCGATGCCGAGCGTCACCATCAGCCGGGTGAGGTCGACGCCGCGGATCACCAGAAAGCTGGTGGCAAAGCCGAGGATGGCGGCGGCCGTGCCCGCGACCAGCAGCGCCAGCACCGGCTCGCCGACGATGCCGTGCAGCGCCAAGAGGCCGGCGCTGTAGGCGCCGACGCCGAAGAACGCCGCATGGCCGAGCGAGACGATGCCCGCATAGCCCAGGATCAGGTCCAGCGACAGCGCGAACAGGCCGAGCCGGACGATCTCGGTCATGATCAGATAGCGCGACGGAAACAGCAGGCCGCAGCCGACCAGCACGATCCAGAACGCGAATTCGACCGGGTGCCAGCGCGCCCGGCGCTGCACATGCATGCCGATGTCGGGGGGCGTCGCCATGGCGGTCAACGCGCCGCGGCGCGGCCGAACAGGCCGTTCGGGCGCCAGATCAGGATCACGATCATCAAAGTGTAGATCACGAAGGGGCCGAGCTTGGGCAGATAATATTTGCCGGCGACGTCGCCGATGCCGAGCAGCAGCGAGGCCAGGAACGGCCCGGTGATGCTGGAGGAGCCGCCGACCGTCACCACGATCAGAAAGTAGATCATGAATTTCAGCGGGAAATACGGATCGAGCCCGAGGATCTCGGCGCTCAGCGCGCCGCCGAGCCCGGCAAGGCCACAGCCGAACGCGAAGGTCAGCGCGAACACCTGCGGCACATTGATGCCGAGGCCGGATGCGGCGCGCGGATCGTCGACCGCGGCGCGCAAGCGGCTGCCGAAGCGGGTTTTGGCCAGCACCAATTGCAGCGCCAGCGTCAGCAACCCGCAGATCACGATGATCATCAGCCGGTAGCGGCCGATGCCGACGCCGTAGAAATCGAACTGGCCGCGCAGCGCGTCAGGCAGCGTGATGAACACCCGCGACGAGCCCATGATGTAGTCGACCGCCGCCACCGCCATGAACACCAGCCCGATGCTGAACAGCACCTGGTCGAGATGCGGCCGCGCATAAAGATGGCGGTACAGCGCGCGCTCCAGCACCGCGCCGATCAGCGCCGAGGCGACGAAGGCCATCGGCAATGCGGCGAAGAACGGCCAGCCGCTCTGGTTGACCAGCACGGCGCAGACATAGCCGCCGGCCATCGCGAAGGCGCCATGGGCGAGATTGACGAAATTCATCAGCCCCAGCGTCACCGCCAGCCCGCATGCCAGCACGAACAGCAACATGCCGTAAGCGACGCCGTCGAACAGGATGGTGAGCAGGGTCATCTCAGGAAACGCACTTTCTGACTTATCCCTCCCCCTTGTGGGGAGGGTGGATCGCCGAAGGCGAGCCGGGTGGGGGCCGCGAGCACGGCGGTTGTGGCCTCCCCCACCCGACCCGGCTTCGCTGCGCTCCGCCGGGCCACCCTCCCCACAAGGGGGAGGGATCAGGAGCCGGAGCGACCGCGTGTTTCAGATACGAATGCCTTCCCTGCTAGGGGGAGGGAGGCCCTCGGCGATATCGCTAACTCACTTCTTGGTCTTGCCGGGGTCCTTGACGGCTTCGACGGTGGCGAATTCGATGTTGTAGAGTTGGCCGTCCTTCTTCTCGACCTTGCGGATGTAGATGTTCTGCACGATGTCGCGGGTGTCGGGATCGATCGAGATCGGGCCGCGCGGGCTTTCCCATTCCATGCCCTTCATCGCGGCGATGAGCGAATCGCCGTCGGCCTTGCCGCCGGTCTTGTTCAGCGCCTCGTAGATCAGATGGATGCCGTCATAGCCGCCCACCGCCATGAAGCCGGGGCGCGATCCATAGGCCTTCTCATAGGCGGCGACGAACTCCTTGTTCTTCTCCGAAGGATGCGCGGCGGAATACATATGCGCGGTGACGGCGCCGATCGCGGCGTCGCCCATGCCGTCGAGCAGATCGTCGTCCATCACGTCGCCGGGGCCGATCACCTTGATGCCGCTCTTGTCGAGGCCGCGCTCGGCATATTGCTTCATGAAGCTGCCGCCCTGCCCGGCCGGCACGAATACGAACACCGCGTCCGGCTTGGAATCCTTCATCCGCTGCAGGAACGGCGCGAAGTCGGGATTGGCCAGCGGCGTCTTGACCTCCTCGACGATCTCGCCGCCGCCGGCGATGAAGTGCTCCTTGAAATATTTCAGCGCGTCATTGCCGGGCGCATAATCGGTGGTCAGCGTCGCCACCTTCTTGATGCCGTTCTTGGCGGCCCAGTCGCCGATCACCGTGGAGGATTGCGCCAGCGTGAAGCTGGTGCGCACGATATAGGGCGAGCGTTCGGTGATGCTCGAGGTGCCGGCGGCCATCACCACCTCAGGCACCTTGGCCTGGGTCGCCAAAGGCGCCGCGGCGAAGGCCGCCGGCGTGATGCCGAAGCCGGCGATGATCTTGACCTTGTCGTTGACGATCAACTCCTGCGCCATCCGCTTGGTGTGATCCGGCATGGTGGAATCATCGCGCAGCAGGATCTCGATTTTCTTGCCGGCGACCTCGTCACCATGCTGCTGCATGTAGAGCTTGATGGCATTGTCGATCTGCTTGCCGGTCGAGGCCTGGCCGCCGGTCATCGGCAGGATCAGGCCGATCTTGACGGTGTCTTCGGCCTGCGCCGAAGCCATCAGGGCCACGCTCGCCAGTGCGATGCAGGCGGCTTGCCAAAGCGGTCTTGTCCCAGTCAACATGAGTGCCCCCATCCCTATTCCCCAAACCGAGTGCCCGGTTTTTTGGGGTGATCAACGTCGTTTCAGCGTCGCAGTGCCGTGACAGGCCACCCCAGCCACGGCGAATTGTCAATCGCAACTAACGATCTTCGCCCGCGGCAACGAATTGCCAAGCTTCGGGCGTTACTCTAAACGGCGAGGCAATCGCTTGCCCATCGCCGGCTCGATCGCGGCCGACCGGAACCCGGCCATATGGTTGCCATGGAAACCCGGAAGATGGGTGCGATATCAGGTATAAAAATATCAGATATCCGGACCAGGACACCGCAAAGCTGGGCACCGCAAGAGCTGGACACGGCAAGCGATGCCCGGGTCAATCACGGCCGGCAGCCGCCATCTGGGTGCCGGGCCGCAATCAAGGCATGTTGTAGGTATGCAAATTCGTCCGCTCCGCGTCCTGTCCGTCCTGAGTGCCGCGCTATTGGCCGCGAGCCTGGCCGGCTGCGGCACCATCAATGAGAAGCTGACCATCGGCATGGCCGATTATGTGCCGCAATGGGCCGGCGGCCTGCCCGCCGATGCGCCGCCGCGCCCCGGCACCGCGCGCTACGACGCCTATATGAAGGAACAAGCGCGGCTGCGCGCGATGCCCGCGGCCGAACGGCCGAAGCCGGCCACCGCCGCCGCCCCGGCGCGATAACCCCGTCGCGCGCGGCGCAACGCCGCCCGCCGCTCAATCCATGAACACCACGGTCTTGCGACCGTTCAGGATCACCCGGTCCTCGAGGTGATAGCGCATCGCGCGGCTCAGCACCCGGCGCTCGATGTCGCGGCCCTTGCGCACCAAGTCCTCGGGCGCATCGCGATGGCTGATGCGTTCGACGTCCTGATCGATGATCGGGCCTTCGTCGAGCGCGCTGGTGACGTAATGCGCGGTGGCGCCGATCAGCTTGACGCCGCGATCGAAGGCCTGGTGGTAGGGCTTGGCGCCCTTGAAGCCCGGCAGGAACGAGTGATGAATATTGATGCAGTGTCCCGATAGCCGTCCCGCCATCTCGTCGGACAGGATCTGCATGTAGCGCGCCAGCACCACCAGATCGGTCTTGGTCTTGGCGATCAAAGCGGTGATCGCGGCTTCCTGCGCCCGCTTGGTCTCCTTGGTGACCGGCAGGTGGTAGAACGGGATCTCGCCGAAATCGAAGCCGCTGAAGGTCTCGCGCGGATGGTTGGAGACGATCGCGGTGGGGATCATCTGCAATTCGTCGGTGCGCCAGCGATACAGGATGTCGGCGAGGCAATGGTCGGATTGCGACACCAGCAGCATCACCCGGCGCCGCGTGGCGCGGTCGCGCAGATGCCAGCCCATGTTGAATTTGGCCGCGACTTGGCCGAATCCGGCGCGCAGCACCTCCAGCGGCACCGCGGCCTGACTGCGGTTGAACACCACCCGCATGAAGAAATTGTCGCTCTCGACATCGTTGAATTGCTGGGCGTCGAGGATGTTCTGGCCGCTGTCGAACAGAAAGGTGGTGACCGCGGCGACAATGCCCGCGCGATCCGGACAGGACAAGGTCAGCACGAATTGATGATGGGGCATGGGCCGGCTTGGTTGCAGCGGGAAATGCGATTGCGCGGCCCTGCTCTAGCATCCGCGACGGCGCTGCGCCAATCCCCGATCGGACCGTCAGATGGCTGATCAGCGCACCGTGATCGCGGCCATCGGCGAGGCCCGCGCGACGCAACACGCTTGACGACCGCGCCGGCGTCGCCAAGATGCAGGCAACAAGAACAAGGCGGGTGGAAATGCCGGGGATGCCGCTATCGGAATTACGCGTCGTGGAAATCGGATCCGGCGACGCGCTGGGCTACTGCGGCAAATTATTCGCCGATTTCGGCGCCGAGGTGATCAAGATCGAGCCGCCTGGCGGCGATCCGGTGCGGCAGATCGGACCATTGGTCGATACGGGCGATGGCCGGCACGAAAGCGGCACCTTCGCCTGGCTCAACACCAACAAGCGTAGCGTCACCGCCGACCTCGACCAGCCCGCCGATGTCGCAAGGGTCCGCGCCCTGCTGAGCAGCGCCGACCTGTTGCTCGACGCCCGTCACCCGACGACGATCGCCGCGTCAGCGCTGTCGCATGACGAGCTGCGCCGCGCCGAGCCCGGCCTCGCCATCACGGCGATCTCCTGGTTCGGCGAGCACGGGC from Rhodopseudomonas sp. BAL398 encodes the following:
- the purU gene encoding formyltetrahydrofolate deformylase, with the protein product MPHHQFVLTLSCPDRAGIVAAVTTFLFDSGQNILDAQQFNDVESDNFFMRVVFNRSQAAVPLEVLRAGFGQVAAKFNMGWHLRDRATRRRVMLLVSQSDHCLADILYRWRTDELQMIPTAIVSNHPRETFSGFDFGEIPFYHLPVTKETKRAQEAAITALIAKTKTDLVVLARYMQILSDEMAGRLSGHCINIHHSFLPGFKGAKPYHQAFDRGVKLIGATAHYVTSALDEGPIIDQDVERISHRDAPEDLVRKGRDIERRVLSRAMRYHLEDRVILNGRKTVVFMD